In Gossypium hirsutum isolate 1008001.06 chromosome D01, Gossypium_hirsutum_v2.1, whole genome shotgun sequence, the genomic window GAAGAAAACTTACTTTCTCCTTTATTCAAGGGAGACATAGGAGCCGTCGGAGATTGTCGGTGTCTCCACAGTCGATTCCAGCGGCTTCAGGGTTGCAACTAAGCTTGGATTTTAGCGAAAACTTAGGCAAAGGCAAGCTGCTAGGTGGTGGAGACAGAGGAAAGATAGAACCTGAAAATTCGTCCAAATCTTTTTTGGCATCGTCACCTGCTGCTCTGTATGATGATGGCAAAGCAATAGGGAGATCATTCGGATCGGAACCTAAAGGGTTAGCGGGTGCCATTGCCATGTCAAAGGACGACTTACTTATGGTTTGTGTTTCTGTTGCCTGTTTTGGCTTCAAATGATTATCTTTCTTCGGCCGATCTTCTACTTTGCCTGCACTGATGATGAGTTGTTTTGATTTTGAGCTTTTTGGTGTTAAGAATTGGTCTCTGagtttgttgtttttgtttttacaTGATGAAGAAGAAAGGCTTCGAGTTCGGCAAGGGAGAGACACGTGGAGAGGTTTAGTAGGCGTTGGAAGTGGGAGGAGAGGTGGTTGCAGCCGTGGCGGCAGCTGGTGGTgattttgatataataatatCGGGTTGAGAATGGAAGGTGAAGGAGGATGAGAGAAGGTGAGAGACGACGGTGGAGCAAACAAAAAGCCTCCGCCATGGATGGTGCATGTTGAAGCTAAGTATTCACTTCGTTTTGAAACAAAATTAACTCCAATGTTTCTCTTTGGAATGTTGTTTAATTGGTTGTAAGAAGACatggaaaaatcatccatagCATCGCCTTTAATTTGTTCAACTCTGTGTGCCTTATTTTATAGAAGCCCATAACCTTTGCACTTAACAATTTCtgtaattttagtatttaattatatCGTGTTTACTTAACCTACACATGTTTCAACTATTTTATTATATTCTCTAATTCTTTCCATTTTTCTAATTTACCGACAAACGATTGCAAACACTGTTGCCTGGGCGGCAGCCGCCGATTCGATGCTGACCGATGGATCCAATTATTTGACGTAGCCGTCcacaattattttctttttaggaagaatttttaggtttaatataactttttgggtaaattacactatCGGTTACTTAACTTTGGTTCTAATAACAAAAcagttattaaatttttaattcagCCACTAagctttaaaaaattaacaaatcagTCACCCTAATCATTTTTTATTACAGAGGTAACGGAGTTGTCATTTTCCGTCCTCCTCCCCCCCTCTCCCTACCACTGCTCTCCCATCCCTCTCCCTCTTCCCCACCATCCCGATTCGCTCCCTCTACCCCCTTGTCCCTCCGCCCTACTTCGACCCTCTCCCTCTTCCCCACTATCTCTTTCCCTTGCTTGCATCGACCAAATTGCTTCTAAATTATTTGCTACAAATTGTCGATTGAAATGCTCCCAAAATAGTTGCTGCCCACCGTTTATACCAGTTGCCATTTGATCCAATTTCAATCATCAAATAGCCTCTAAATAGTCGACTAAACAGCCTTCAATGTGCTTTAAATAAGCTGCTTCGTTGACCTGCTTGCTTGCTCTCTAATTCACTGTCGGTCGAACAAGTATTTGCTACCCATTGCACCGACCATTACTTCAAAAAGCCTGCTGGGTTAGCCAAATTTCTTCCACCGATCAGCCTTGATATAGTGGCTACTAATTACCGTTCCTTCCTCACCGATTGCTCCAATTATTTGCTTCAAATTGATGTcgtaatttcaatcaatttgctgCCCCAAATGCTTGATCTTGTTGCTAGATATTTCTTTTTCCTGTAAGAAAAATTTAGGAGAGGGTTAGCAGAGGGAAAGGGACAGCTCTACTATGCCGGTAAAGGAAAATGGCTATGGtgattgatttgttatttttctattgtTTAGTGACTGAGTTGAAAGTTTAATAACTGTTTTGTTATTGAatcaaagttgagtgattgtTAGTGTAGTTTACCTCAACTTTTTCTACTCCAACacctcacttttttttttaatttagtaataaagtttttttaatttagtatttaattgtattttttttctaatttaatatttaaattttttgggttttattttgtgcctaagggttttttttttggttcatatTTAAACTTGTCAAATGTTATATAAATTACCCTAAAACACTAAtggtgttaaatttttttttatcaagggACTAAAATAGCTAATGTATAATAGATGACATGAAATTTATTGGCATGGATTATAACAAGCTTAGCATGGTGTGATCTTCgcaaacaaaaacatcatccgCATCAAAGGAAATTTGTGTTAAAAAATTGTGATTTGAGCTATGTTTAGTGAATAtatattgaagaaaaaaaagagttttaaaaacttaaaataaagaaaaaaatattattttaaattaaaaaa contains:
- the LOC107917058 gene encoding uncharacterized protein, whose translation is MDDFSMSSYNQLNNIPKRNIGVNFVSKRSEYLASTCTIHGGGFLFAPPSSLTFSHPPSPSILNPILLYQNHHQLPPRLQPPLLPLPTPTKPLHVSLPCRTRSLSSSSCKNKNNKLRDQFLTPKSSKSKQLIISAGKVEDRPKKDNHLKPKQATETQTISKSSFDMAMAPANPLGSDPNDLPIALPSSYRAAGDDAKKDLDEFSGSIFPLSPPPSSLPLPKFSLKSKLSCNPEAAGIDCGDTDNLRRLLCLP